One part of the Microcoleus sp. FACHB-672 genome encodes these proteins:
- a CDS encoding glutathione S-transferase N-terminal domain-containing protein — MIELYTFTTPNGRKASIMLEETGLPYNTHKIDITKNDQFTPEFIAINPNSKIPAIVDNDAGITVFESGAILIYLAEKTGKFLPTDTKNRIQVIQWLMFQMASVGPMFGQLNHFKRFAPEKIPYAIERYEKETLRLYSVLDKQLENHEYICGDYSIADMAIYPWVAIYEFQGLTLDAHPSLKRWVETVQQRPAVQRGMAVPV; from the coding sequence ATGATAGAACTCTACACCTTCACCACACCCAACGGACGCAAAGCGTCAATCATGCTGGAAGAAACCGGCCTTCCCTACAACACCCATAAAATTGACATTACCAAAAACGATCAATTCACCCCAGAATTCATCGCCATCAACCCCAACAGTAAAATTCCCGCGATTGTTGACAATGATGCCGGTATCACCGTATTTGAATCCGGCGCAATACTCATTTATCTCGCCGAAAAAACCGGCAAATTCCTCCCCACAGACACCAAAAATCGCATTCAAGTTATCCAATGGTTGATGTTCCAAATGGCAAGCGTCGGGCCAATGTTCGGCCAACTAAACCACTTCAAACGCTTTGCCCCTGAAAAAATTCCCTACGCCATCGAACGCTATGAAAAAGAAACCCTGCGGCTTTACAGCGTCCTCGATAAACAACTAGAAAACCACGAATACATCTGCGGCGACTACTCAATTGCCGATATGGCTATATACCCTTGGGTTGCCATTTATGAATTCCAAGGACTCACCCTCGACGCACACCCCAGTCTTAAACGCTGGGTAGAAACCGTCCAGCAACGCCCCGCAGTTCAGCGCGGGATGGCAGTTCCAGTATAG
- a CDS encoding peroxiredoxin produces MTHHAEGCLRVGQTAPDFTATAVVDQEFKTIKLSDYRGKYVVLFFYPLDFTFVCPTEITAFSDRHGDFSKINTEILGVSVDSEFSHLAWIQSDRKSGGVGDLNYPLVSDIKKEISTAYNVLDPEAGIALRGLFIIDKEGTIQHATINNLAFGRNVDETLRTLQAIQHVQSHPDEVCPAGWQPGDQTMTPDPVKSKVYFSAV; encoded by the coding sequence ATGACTCATCACGCAGAAGGATGTCTCCGGGTTGGCCAAACTGCCCCAGACTTCACCGCAACAGCTGTGGTCGATCAAGAATTCAAGACGATTAAATTGTCTGATTATCGTGGCAAGTATGTAGTCCTGTTCTTCTACCCCCTTGACTTCACCTTTGTGTGTCCCACAGAGATCACAGCCTTTAGTGATCGTCACGGAGATTTCTCTAAAATCAACACCGAAATTCTTGGCGTTTCAGTTGACAGTGAATTTTCTCACTTGGCATGGATTCAAAGCGACCGCAAATCCGGCGGCGTCGGCGATTTGAACTATCCACTTGTCTCTGATATTAAGAAAGAAATTAGCACAGCTTACAACGTGCTCGATCCGGAAGCTGGAATTGCCTTGCGAGGTCTCTTTATTATCGATAAAGAAGGTACAATTCAGCACGCAACCATTAACAACCTTGCCTTTGGTCGTAACGTGGATGAAACTCTGCGGACACTGCAAGCGATCCAGCACGTCCAGTCTCACCCCGATGAAGTCTGTCCCGCTGGCTGGCAGCCTGGTGATCAGACGATGACTCCCGATCCAGTCAAATCCAAAGTCTACTTTTCCGCTGTATAA
- a CDS encoding peroxiredoxin family protein, translating to MLTSTDFSGLINQRFFNNFLPKPAVNKLYMEVCPPDFELPDIKGNRRLKLSEYRGKQPVILAFTRIFTEKQYCPLCFPHIKAMNQAYEKFTEAGAEVLMISSTDEQQSKIVIEDLHIKMPLLSDPKCGVFRAYGTGQALGAPLPAQFVLDRQGKLRYKHLFSFLDPNAGVEKLLEALKNL from the coding sequence ATGCTGACTTCTACTGACTTTAGCGGCTTAATCAATCAGCGCTTCTTCAACAACTTTTTGCCGAAGCCGGCAGTCAATAAGCTATACATGGAAGTCTGTCCGCCAGACTTTGAACTGCCTGATATCAAAGGCAACCGCCGACTCAAATTATCAGAATATCGAGGAAAGCAACCCGTCATACTCGCTTTCACACGCATCTTTACAGAAAAGCAGTATTGTCCCCTGTGCTTTCCCCATATCAAAGCCATGAATCAGGCTTACGAAAAATTTACCGAAGCCGGCGCAGAAGTTTTAATGATTAGCAGTACCGATGAGCAACAAAGTAAAATTGTCATCGAAGATTTGCATATCAAAATGCCGTTGCTAAGCGATCCTAAATGCGGCGTGTTTCGCGCCTATGGAACAGGTCAAGCCCTCGGTGCTCCCCTGCCGGCACAATTTGTCCTCGACAGACAAGGAAAACTCCGCTACAAGCACTTGTTCTCCTTCCTCGATCCCAATGCCGGTGTCGAAAAACTGCTAGAAGCACTGAAGAATTTGTAG
- the crtR gene encoding beta-carotene hydroxylase: MSQPRQPLTVPKEFLGPPGDVNPTLLMFVASVVMFFSSHTGYWFWNWPGWCCFCINVLAAHMAGTVIHDACHNVAHRNRTANAVLGHGSALILGFSFPVFTRVHLQHHAHVNDPKNDPDHFVSTGGPLWLIAARFFYHEIFFFTRRLWQKNELLEWFLSRLVFFSVVYVCCQHDLFSYFLTYWGLPTLVVGITLGLFFDYLPHRPFEERSRWKNARVYPNKVLNVMIMGQNYHLVHHLWPSVPWYYYESAYWAMKPLLDEKGCAQSLGLLKGKDFLGFLYDLFFGIRFHHLLPSLKQAEKVQ, encoded by the coding sequence ATGTCGCAGCCCCGGCAGCCGCTGACAGTTCCGAAAGAATTCCTCGGCCCTCCGGGCGACGTGAATCCCACGCTACTGATGTTTGTGGCGTCGGTCGTAATGTTCTTCAGTTCACACACCGGCTATTGGTTTTGGAACTGGCCGGGGTGGTGTTGCTTTTGTATTAATGTGCTTGCGGCACACATGGCCGGCACGGTGATTCACGATGCCTGTCATAACGTTGCCCACCGCAACCGCACTGCAAACGCTGTTTTAGGGCATGGTAGCGCCTTGATCTTGGGTTTTTCCTTTCCGGTCTTCACCCGCGTCCACCTGCAGCATCACGCCCATGTGAATGACCCCAAAAACGACCCGGATCACTTCGTTTCCACCGGCGGCCCACTTTGGCTGATTGCTGCTCGTTTTTTCTATCACGAAATCTTCTTCTTCACAAGGCGTCTGTGGCAGAAAAATGAGCTGTTGGAATGGTTTCTGAGCCGGCTGGTGTTCTTCTCTGTGGTTTATGTTTGCTGCCAGCATGATTTATTTAGCTATTTTCTCACTTACTGGGGATTACCCACATTAGTTGTGGGAATCACACTGGGATTATTTTTTGATTATCTGCCTCATCGGCCTTTTGAAGAACGCAGCCGGTGGAAAAATGCCAGAGTTTACCCCAACAAGGTTCTCAATGTGATGATTATGGGGCAAAATTATCATTTAGTTCATCATTTATGGCCTTCGGTTCCTTGGTATTACTACGAGTCAGCTTACTGGGCGATGAAGCCTTTGTTAGATGAGAAAGGTTGCGCTCAAAGTTTGGGATTGCTGAAAGGAAAAGACTTTTTGGGTTTCCTTTATGACCTTTTCTTCGGAATTCGATTTCATCACTTATTGCCGTCTTTAAAGCAGGCAGAAAAAGTACAATAA
- a CDS encoding methyltransferase domain-containing protein, whose amino-acid sequence MKPIKNLFKLVSKTLPAKKLAGEGENNLNLNLSDPNLSSFPFNYYLDSPKVNQEISSTLMAIRGWITSEYPIERPVLQNAAGTYTQPLAIVSRPDVEADYAGQYVVGFQSYFSIFDLLLGDLWNVEFLINSKPHNFPVNFTVSQNLLDELKNPTRFTQPFSYCIDSPTFNEEVNSRIIAVRGWIKSEYLIENPTLQNQAGTCIQPLQITKRPDVAAESPHYYVLGFKHYLSAIDLLSDESDPWSIHFSIKGKKYNFLVPFAISRQVIEELKNNNLSEAAFTCKIESPKSDEKIASGGVFLRGWMTSDSPIAELTLCNTGTWVEPLEILNRQDVEADYPHSYVVGFQHYLSTRNLLSQESWFLRFLINGEKHTFPLTFSIANTVLADLNIQNQEIQPFTYWLDSPALNEEVTATFLIIRGWVTATHPIEQPTLQNAGGTFIQPLAIETRPDLKAHSPYNYVLGFQHFLSIADFSPGDVWSIHFFVENRECSFALPFKISRQAFENFWEVKNHKLQTLRTILRCPICESEKLEDLESALRCCDCGEEFSKNRTSYNFLTKELIEYGKVKPTTNISSSGYDELCRQIIREFPEGLILDNGCGLRKYSPHSNVINFEIVEYATTDVVGIGEKLPFQSNVFDAVFSFAVLEHVKNPFECAQEIIRVLKPGGKLYIQVPFLQPFHGYPDHYYNMTSSGLKNLFAEDLNIIECGVQDAGAPIWCLSWFLNSYIQGLPASIAQKFKNMKVSELLEHPTLYLAKDFVVQLSPAAQEELASVNYLVGKKIAPVNTVEEIQD is encoded by the coding sequence ATGAAGCCAATCAAAAATCTATTTAAGTTAGTTTCAAAGACACTGCCGGCTAAAAAATTAGCTGGAGAGGGTGAAAACAATCTAAATTTAAACTTAAGCGACCCTAATTTATCTTCTTTCCCGTTTAACTACTACTTAGATTCCCCAAAAGTTAATCAAGAAATTTCGTCTACTTTAATGGCGATTCGTGGCTGGATTACGTCTGAGTATCCGATAGAACGTCCTGTGCTTCAAAATGCTGCCGGCACTTACACTCAACCCTTAGCAATTGTCAGTCGTCCAGATGTAGAAGCCGATTATGCCGGCCAATATGTGGTAGGCTTTCAATCTTATTTTTCTATTTTTGATTTATTGTTAGGCGATTTATGGAATGTTGAGTTTTTAATTAACTCTAAACCTCATAACTTTCCCGTTAACTTTACAGTTTCCCAAAACTTGCTAGACGAACTAAAAAATCCAACTCGTTTCACACAGCCGTTTAGCTACTGTATTGATTCCCCAACCTTCAACGAAGAAGTTAATTCACGAATTATTGCCGTTCGAGGCTGGATTAAGTCTGAATATCTTATAGAAAATCCGACTTTGCAAAATCAGGCCGGCACCTGCATTCAACCGTTACAAATAACCAAGCGTCCAGATGTTGCGGCTGAGTCTCCCCATTATTATGTACTAGGATTTAAACATTATCTATCAGCGATTGACCTTTTATCCGATGAGTCTGATCCCTGGTCTATCCATTTTTCAATTAAAGGAAAAAAATATAATTTTCTCGTGCCTTTTGCAATTTCTAGACAAGTTATTGAAGAATTAAAAAATAATAATTTATCTGAAGCAGCCTTTACTTGCAAGATTGAATCTCCAAAATCAGACGAAAAAATCGCTTCAGGTGGGGTTTTCTTGCGGGGGTGGATGACTTCGGATTCACCCATCGCAGAGTTAACCCTTTGCAACACCGGCACCTGGGTTGAACCGCTGGAAATTCTCAACCGGCAAGATGTGGAAGCGGATTATCCCCATTCTTATGTTGTGGGGTTCCAACATTATCTGTCAACTCGCAACCTTTTATCCCAAGAATCTTGGTTTTTGCGATTTTTAATCAATGGTGAAAAACACACATTCCCTTTAACATTTTCAATTGCAAATACAGTTTTGGCAGATTTAAATATCCAAAACCAAGAAATTCAACCCTTTACATACTGGCTGGATTCACCTGCTTTAAATGAAGAAGTGACAGCCACCTTTCTTATAATTCGTGGGTGGGTAACAGCAACACATCCCATCGAACAGCCTACCCTGCAAAATGCCGGCGGCACATTTATTCAACCCCTAGCCATTGAAACGCGTCCCGATTTAAAAGCACACTCTCCGTATAATTATGTGCTGGGGTTCCAGCATTTCCTGTCAATTGCGGATTTTTCTCCGGGCGATGTTTGGTCGATCCACTTTTTCGTTGAGAATCGAGAGTGCAGTTTTGCCTTACCGTTTAAAATTTCCCGTCAAGCATTTGAAAATTTTTGGGAAGTTAAAAATCATAAACTTCAAACCCTTCGCACAATTCTGCGCTGTCCGATTTGTGAGAGTGAAAAATTAGAAGATTTAGAGAGTGCTTTGCGTTGCTGTGATTGTGGTGAGGAGTTTAGCAAAAATAGAACGAGTTATAATTTTCTGACAAAAGAATTAATCGAGTACGGAAAAGTTAAGCCAACAACAAATATTTCTAGCAGTGGCTACGACGAACTGTGCCGGCAGATCATCCGAGAATTTCCAGAGGGGTTAATTTTAGATAACGGTTGTGGATTGAGAAAATATTCACCGCATTCAAATGTGATCAATTTTGAAATCGTTGAATACGCAACAACTGACGTAGTAGGAATTGGGGAAAAACTGCCGTTTCAATCCAATGTTTTTGATGCCGTGTTTTCTTTTGCGGTTTTAGAACACGTCAAAAATCCATTTGAATGCGCTCAAGAGATTATTAGAGTGTTAAAGCCAGGGGGAAAACTTTACATCCAAGTTCCCTTTTTGCAACCTTTTCACGGCTATCCGGATCATTACTACAATATGACTAGCAGCGGTCTGAAGAATCTTTTTGCCGAAGATTTAAACATTATAGAATGTGGGGTTCAAGACGCAGGTGCGCCGATTTGGTGTCTCAGTTGGTTTCTCAACTCTTACATTCAGGGACTGCCGGCATCCATCGCCCAAAAGTTTAAAAATATGAAAGTGTCGGAACTGCTCGAACACCCCACTCTTTATCTGGCTAAAGATTTTGTCGTCCAGCTTAGCCCAGCCGCGCAGGAAGAGTTAGCGAGTGTCAATTACTTAGTTGGCAAAAAAATCGCCCCAGTCAATACCGTTGAAGAGATACAGGATTAG
- a CDS encoding GAF domain-containing protein has translation MAITNSWFNWLSSVFPFPNQAQPSQIGDPQQQSALLRKIIDRIRNSLELKVVLQTAVDEVGSLLQVERCSFLWYYNDTQRVQVVCERLGSNQKPSQLGYYPLESFGAAATAIAEGALIINYGPESNPSGVSAVARLMSRLPLRKTPPAASESQNFQPQTSCQLLGAVANLLVPVKSQSGWIGFIACLCEQPRQWSAEEIEFLQSMAQQLEIAIRQAQLYEQTQKQAARERLVNQITTQTRQSLNLETILTEAIAQLMEALKADRCLVHLVEDLEDGKLSYPLSEEDVEAAAEGVAFRRRHLFEVCRDPFPPSIHEFDTHGPISQWVIEHRQLVAISDVAQDPRIGSNNAEYKRAKIQSSLVVPVQANGQLHAILYLNQCSHTRYWSKNDRDLAQAVADQLAISIHQAYLYAQAHSAAATATAQAQQLGKLLHDLQQSQAQLIQTEKMSSLGQLVAGVAHEINNPVNFIYGNLNYANNYIKELLQLVMLYKKHYPNPVSEIEELSEEIDLDFLNEDLPKLLASMKMGADRIRQIVLSLRNFSRLDQAEMKRVDLHEGLDNTLLILQNRLKAHGAYPGVEVVKEYGQLPQVECYAGQMNQVFMNILSNAIDALEESVLSGYWKTGKLPESTTPTIWIHTEISHPNYVTVRIADNGPGMSESVRSRLFDPFFTTKPVGKGTGLGLSISYQIVVDKHGGAIFCLSEPGQGTEFRIDIPVRPALKHCEVPAELKSVAGVSA, from the coding sequence ATGGCAATTACTAACTCTTGGTTCAATTGGTTATCCTCGGTCTTTCCTTTCCCCAATCAAGCACAGCCGAGTCAAATTGGAGATCCGCAACAGCAAAGCGCTCTGTTACGCAAAATTATAGACCGCATCCGCAACTCGCTGGAGTTGAAAGTCGTATTGCAAACGGCAGTGGATGAAGTCGGCAGTTTACTGCAAGTCGAACGCTGTAGTTTTCTTTGGTATTACAACGATACGCAACGGGTGCAAGTGGTGTGCGAACGGCTTGGCAGCAATCAAAAACCTTCTCAATTAGGATACTATCCCCTGGAAAGCTTTGGGGCAGCCGCAACGGCAATTGCTGAGGGGGCTTTAATTATTAATTATGGGCCAGAAAGCAATCCCAGTGGGGTGAGTGCGGTGGCGCGACTAATGTCTCGGTTGCCGCTTCGCAAAACGCCACCGGCAGCAAGCGAATCACAGAATTTCCAGCCGCAAACGTCGTGTCAATTGCTGGGCGCTGTTGCCAATCTGCTGGTGCCGGTGAAAAGTCAATCTGGCTGGATTGGTTTTATTGCCTGTTTATGCGAGCAACCCCGGCAGTGGAGTGCAGAGGAAATTGAGTTTCTTCAGTCAATGGCGCAACAACTAGAAATTGCGATTCGCCAAGCTCAACTCTATGAGCAAACGCAAAAACAAGCAGCGCGTGAGCGGTTGGTTAACCAAATTACCACCCAAACCCGTCAAAGTTTAAATCTGGAAACGATTCTGACTGAGGCGATCGCCCAGCTAATGGAAGCGCTGAAGGCAGATCGCTGCTTGGTGCATTTAGTTGAGGATCTTGAAGACGGGAAGCTCAGTTACCCGCTTTCAGAAGAGGATGTGGAAGCGGCGGCGGAGGGAGTCGCGTTTAGACGCCGGCATCTGTTTGAAGTTTGCCGAGATCCGTTTCCTCCCTCTATTCATGAATTTGACACACATGGGCCGATTAGTCAGTGGGTGATTGAACACCGGCAACTGGTGGCAATCTCGGATGTGGCGCAAGATCCTCGCATCGGCAGTAATAATGCTGAGTATAAACGGGCGAAAATTCAATCGTCTCTCGTCGTGCCGGTGCAGGCAAACGGTCAACTGCACGCGATTTTGTATCTCAATCAATGTTCGCACACGCGCTATTGGTCGAAAAATGATCGGGACTTAGCGCAAGCGGTGGCGGATCAATTGGCGATTTCTATCCACCAAGCTTATCTCTACGCTCAGGCACACAGTGCGGCTGCAACAGCAACGGCTCAAGCCCAACAATTAGGGAAACTGCTTCACGATTTGCAGCAAAGTCAGGCGCAATTAATTCAAACGGAAAAAATGTCGAGTCTCGGTCAATTGGTGGCGGGAGTGGCGCACGAAATTAATAACCCGGTAAATTTTATCTACGGCAATCTTAACTATGCCAACAACTACATCAAAGAGTTGTTACAACTGGTGATGCTCTACAAAAAGCACTACCCCAATCCAGTATCTGAAATTGAGGAGCTTTCTGAAGAGATTGACCTTGATTTTTTGAATGAAGATTTACCGAAATTGCTAGCCTCGATGAAAATGGGGGCTGATCGAATTCGCCAGATTGTGTTATCCCTGCGGAATTTTTCACGACTTGACCAAGCGGAAATGAAGCGGGTGGATTTGCATGAAGGGCTGGATAATACGCTGTTGATTTTACAAAACCGGCTGAAGGCTCACGGGGCGTATCCGGGTGTTGAAGTGGTGAAGGAATACGGGCAGTTGCCGCAAGTCGAGTGCTATGCCGGCCAGATGAATCAGGTATTTATGAATATTCTCAGCAATGCCATTGATGCGCTTGAAGAATCAGTGCTCAGTGGTTATTGGAAAACCGGCAAACTCCCAGAATCAACAACTCCGACGATTTGGATTCACACAGAGATCTCGCATCCCAATTATGTGACGGTACGGATTGCAGATAATGGGCCGGGGATGAGTGAAAGCGTTAGATCGCGATTGTTTGACCCGTTTTTCACGACAAAGCCGGTGGGCAAAGGTACGGGATTGGGTTTATCGATCAGTTATCAAATTGTGGTGGATAAGCACGGCGGTGCGATTTTTTGCCTATCTGAACCAGGACAGGGAACTGAGTTTAGAATTGATATCCCCGTCAGGCCGGCTTTGAAACACTGTGAGGTGCCGGCTGAACTCAAATCTGTGGCAGGAGTTTCGGCTTGA